A genome region from Eremothecium gossypii ATCC 10895 chromosome VII, complete sequence includes the following:
- the SLI15 gene encoding Sli15p (Syntenic homolog of Saccharomyces cerevisiae YBR156C (SLI15)): MHWLPTSVRPRGCHWRGLHHAQEAAAPPRVSTLANAAGLVGRFFVCSAMPKYKCEKRMVIKLSPMESKTTTSAGTEVECMDWAIKAVKKRMNSRPGDSRSVIESLNRFNDAIIEGHDEVNGLLHETNDWLNAEMRRAGFHEGRLEPLQRGGTAEEAEEAVLATVREAAPLAAETRPESAVERGETSGLGPSAEGGGGGPGEKAGEGEAAAGEADAWEAGTVELLAATPKPSGPVLAKGELVSSPWSPYKVAKTLKESTNAAAPEAERTQEREQTTVQEVDSEKSINETKVSMSKSPENTFTFRTAAVIPPSRDRTLRRSNMFVPLPNKDPLVVQPMMTKTSLLKQSPVLAKAAVLAPAASAASTGEKLPAALERPSFQSQISKGRSASIFERLSSVPTKSFEKKIALRSPQYISRSPIRAPFHSRPPSPERLKAHNSGSPLRRGSTTEPSDRSDDHIQATLKSIFDTQVPELSNDQPAGRSSLAAKRKTSHASSIHLQRRSLIPRIDRAAIISSNNPSLDKRGRSMTPIKKAEVSLKAKKMNLNPSPHRVMKPRNQKALGTSQNASQQTPPKSEFRQQLHRTSVAHGSISETQMTPSAKTTKSTAKTPLTRTPGLFSAKLAPVKKTPVKMGTSVTSLVDDQLQQTALESPAGIRPTIHFVKPSESSPQNKDPSIHFKGARDRLTKFQLLPQAGSEKQDLKKKLDKRLSEVMRNQQEQQLLRRRQEQQKRKSQLEDGKKHRPRIFSEISDNTSAARQKTPANPYLSKLPNQSVLYDLHTADHRANAEPVPGLHLINGNYGGDTTLPDIGSDSENESGSHKVLAAWAQSPFLEEQLLRQGSWDVEQIFGPIPPLHIDEIFHSSRLSKLKSRQSLPRVSVGNNMELR, encoded by the coding sequence ATGCACTGGCTGCCTACGTCGGTCCGCCCTCGAGGCTGCCACTGGCGTGGCCTACATCATGCCCAGGAagccgctgcgccgccaCGCGTGAGCACGTTGGCCAACGCAGCCGGGCTGGTCGGCCGTTTCTTTGTGTGCTCGGCGATGCCCAAGTACAAGTGCGAAAAAAGGATGGTAATAAAACTGAGCCCTATGGAATCGAAAACAACAACGTCAGCGGGCACAGAAGTCGAGTGCATGGATTGGGCTATCAAAGCGGTCAAGAAGCGGATGAACTCCCGACCTGGGGATTCAAGGTCGGTGATTGAATCTCTGAATAGGTTCAACGACGCGATTATAGAGGGCCATGATGAAGTCAATGGACTGCTGCACGAGACGAACGATTGGCTAAACGCTGAAATGCGGCGAGCAGGGTTCCACGAGGGTAGGCTGGAGCCGCTGCAGCGTGGGGGCACAGCGGAGGAGGCAGAGGAGGCGGTGTTGGCAACTGTGCGCGAGGCGGCGCCCCTGGCGGCAGAGACGAGACCCGAGTCGGCGGTTGAGCGTGGCGAGACAAGCGGGCTGGGGCCCAGCGCGGAAGGGGGGGGCGGCGGCCCGGGGGAGAAGGCCGGGGAGggcgaggcggcggcgggggaAGCGGACGCGTGGGAGGCGGGGAcggtggagctgctggcggcgaCCCCGAAGCCAAGCGGGCCGGTGCTAGCGAAGGGCGAGCTCGTGTCGTCGCCGTGGTCGCCCTACAAGGTGGCGAAGACGCTCAAGGAGAGCACGaacgcggcggcgccggagGCCGAGCGCACGCAGGAGCGGGAGCAGACGACGGTACAGGAGGTGGACTCGGAGAAGTCGATCAACGAGACGAAGGTTTCGATGTCGAAGAGCCCCGAGAACACGTTCACGTTTCGGACGGCAGCCGTGATTCCGCCGAGCCGTGACCGCACCCTCCGGCGGTCCAACATGTTTGTGCCGCTGCCGAACAAAGATCCGCTGGTGGTGCAGCCGATGATGACCAAGACAAGCCTACTGAAGCAGAGTCCCGTTCTTGCGAAGGCGGCCGTGCTTGCACCTGCGGCAAGCGCTGCAAGCACGGGAGAAAAGCTGCCGGCGGCCTTGGAAAGACCGTCTTTCCAGAGCCAAATCTCAAAGGGCCGCTCTGCGTCAATATTTGAAAGACTTTCCTCCGTCCCCACAAAGTCCTTCGAGAAGAAAATTGCATTAAGGTCGCCCCAGTACATCTCGCGATCCCCGATACGAGCTCCGTTTCACTCGAGGCCGCCGTCTCCAGAGCGGCTCAAGGCTCACAACAGCGGCTCCCCCCTACGAAGAGGTTCCACTACGGAACCCTCCGACAGGTCTGATGATCATATCCAGGCCACGCTGAAGAGCATTTTTGATACACAGGTTCCGGAGCTATCTAATGATCAGCCTGCTGGGAGGAGCTCTCTTGCTGCTAAACGGAAAACTTCACACGCTTCGTCTATTCATTTACAAAGAAGATCATTAATCCCGCGTATAGACCGGGCGGCTATCATATCAAGTAACAATCCGTCCCTTGACAAGAGGGGCAGAAGCATGACACCCATTAAAAAGGCAGAGGTCTCGCTGAAGGCCAAGAAGATGAACCTGAATCCTTCTCCGCATCGGGTGATGAAACCTCGGAACCAAAAGGCCCTCGGCACCTCGCAAAATGCTTCACAACAGACTCCACCAAAGTCAGAATTCAGACAACAACTGCATCGTACATCCGTGGCCCACGGATCCATATCTGAGACTCAAATGACGCCCTCTGCTAAAACTACAAAGTCCACCGCTAAGACGCCGTTGACACGGACCCCTGGATTATTCTCTGCAAAGCTGGCACCTGTGAAGAAAACCCCTGTAAAGATGGGCACTTCGGTTACCTCTTTAGTAGATGATCAATTGCAGCAGACAGCCTTGGAGTCGCCGGCCGGAATCCGACCTACTATCCACTTTGTCAAGCCGAGTGAATCGTCGCCTCAGAATAAAGACCCTAGCATTCACTTCAAGGGAGCTCGTGATAGACTGACCAAGTTCCAGTTGCTACCTCAGGCTGGCTCTGAGAAACAAGACTTGAAGAAAAAGCTGGATAAGAGACTGTCTGAGGTTATGAGAAATCAACAGGAACAGCAGTTGCTTCGGCGTCGGCAGGAACAACAGAAGCGGAAATCGCAGCTGGAAGATGGTAAAAAGCATAGGCCCAGAATATTTTCAGAAATATCGGACAATACGAGCGCTGCTAGACAAAAGACTCCTGCGAACCCGTATTTATCCAAATTGCCTAACCAATCTGTTCTATACGACTTGCATACCGCTGACCATAGGGCGAATGCCGAGCCAGTTCCTGGCCTTCACTTAATAAACGGTAACTACGGGGGCGACACAACCTTGCCAGATATAGGCTCTGACTCAGAAAACGAATCTGGCTCCCACAAAGTATTGGCAGCATGGGCTCAATCTCCATTTTTAGAAGAACAGTTGTTGCGTCAGGGGTCATGGGATGTGGAACAAATATTTGGACCGATTCCGCCCCTGCACATAGACGAGATCTTCCATAGTTCTCGGCTATCAAAATTAAAGTCTAGACAGTCGCTCCCACGGGTGAGCGTAGGAAATAACATGGAGTTGAGATGA
- a CDS encoding glycosyltransferase family 15 protein (Syntenic homolog of Saccharomyces cerevisiae YDR483W (KRE2) and YPL053C (KTR6)), with protein MAVLLSKKVIRVALLSSVVLLFLGLLSGHQDVQEYMPDSVRDMHSSVKGSLTGVWGGRTEAVVEETKSDAGVAHADSGAERSKAPAKAKEPAEEWMRKPAPVQADGKVRASFVSLVRNSQLEGIIPAIKLVEQRFNHKYHYPWLFLNDEPFNEEFKTEIRKVVSSEARFETIPKEHWSFPEWIDQDKAAETREKMKGIIYGDSVSYRHMCRFESGFFWRHPALEDYDWYWRVEPDTKLFCDIDYDVFRWMQDNDKVYGFTISIHEFQATIPTLWETTTNFIKKHPEYVAKDNMQGFISDDNGKTYNLCHFWSNFEIASLNFWRSKPYREYFDYLDQAGGFFYERWGDAPVHSIAASLFLPKDKIHFFNDIAYYHGPFTHCPIEKDVFQKGNCDCNPDDDFTFQGYACGHKYYEVNSMKKPPGYERFQ; from the coding sequence ATGGCCGTTCTACTGTCGAAGAAGGTGATTCGAGTGGCACTGCTATCCTCTGTGGTGCTCCTGTTCTTGGGGCTCCTCTCGGGGCACCAGGATGTGCAGGAATACATGCCCGATAGCGTGAGGGACATGCACTCGAGCGTTAAGGGCTCGTTGACGGGGGTCTGGGGCGGCAGGACCGAGGCCGTTGTTGAGGAGACGAAGAGCGATGCGGGCGTGGCGCATGCAGACAGTGGCGCGGAGCGCTCGAAGGCGCCAGCGAAGGCCAAGGAGCCTGCAGAGGAGTGGATGCGGAAGCCGGCGCCGGTGCAGGCGGACGGTAAGGTGCGCGCGTCGTTTGTCTCGCTTGTGCGAAACTCGCAGCTGGAGGGCATCATTCCGGCGATCAAGCTGGTCGAGCAGCGCTTCAACCACAAGTACCACTACCCCTGGCTCTTCCTCAACGACGAGCCCTTCAACGAGGAGTTCAAGACCGAGATTAGGAAGGTTGTGAGCTCTGAGGCACGCTTCGAGACCATCCCCAAGGAGCACTGGAGCTTCCCCGAGTGGATCGACCAGGATAAGGCGGCCGAGACCCGCGAGAAGATGAAGGGCATCATCTATGGTGACTCCGTGTCCTACAGGCACATGTGCCGCTTCGAGTCCGGCTTCTTCTGGCGCCATCCCGCGTTGGAGGACTACGACTGGTATTGGCGTGTCGAGCCCGACACCAAGCTCTTCTGTGACATCGACTACGACGTCTTCCGCTGGATGCAGGACAACGACAAGGTCTACGGCTTCACCATCTCCATCCACGAgttccaggccaccatccCGACCCTCTGGGAGACCACCACCAACTTCATCAAGAAGCACCCCGAGTATGTCGCCAAGGACAACATGCAGGGCTTTATTTCGGACGACAACGGCAAGACCTACAACCTGTGCCACTTCTGGTCCAACTTCGAGATAGCCTCATTGAACTTCTGGCGCTCCAAGCCTTACCGTGAGTACTTTGACTACCTCGACCAGGCCGGTGGCTTTTTCTACGAAAGATGGGGTGATGCCCCTGTGCACAGTATCGCTGCGTCCTTGTTCTTGCCGAAAGATAAGATCCACTTTTTCAACGACATTGCATACTACCATGGGCCCTTCACCCACTGCCCGATTGAAAAGGACGTGTTCCAGAAAGGGAACTGCGACTGTAACCCGGATGATGACTTTACGTTCCAGGGCTACGCATGCGGACATAAGTATTATGAGGTCAACAGCATGAAGAAGCCTCCTGGATATGAGCGCTTCCAGTGA
- the CNS1 gene encoding HSP70/90 family co-chaperone CNS1 (Syntenic homolog of Saccharomyces cerevisiae YBR155W (CNS1)), with translation MSSYKKPQRYKAGPGDPVLPPQLSEFQGKTTDEVLGELNRMPFFMTKLEPGDAASGENVELEALKALAYDGEPHEVAENFKNQGNDLYKVKRFRDARVMYNKGIEVKCDDAGISELLLLNRAACELELKNYRRCINDCREALKLNPKNPKAFFRIGKAFLQLDKLEEAAEAVDFGLRVDTENEALLSLLSAISKKQKARHEHEQKLESRRKEMERLASILEAAMAIRNIHMIASKQRPDLLEAAKIKLDNPEDIESQLIFPAMIMYPTTGEFDFIASVSELSTPSELLELVLQRPREWFEQPGHEAFSTTSLVAYMETESGGLIKVGKKAKFHDVLKMETPVVPLFDDALRVYFVPKVESEAWLKKWDKVKALENRKTC, from the coding sequence ATGTCGTCTTATAAGAAGCCACAGAGATACAAGGCGGGCCCGGGGGACCCGGTTCTGCCGCCGCAGCTAAGCGAGTTCCAGGGCAAGACGACCGACGAAGTGCTGGGCGAGCTCAACCGGATGCCCTTCTTTATGACGAAGTTGGAACCCGGGGACGCGGCGTCCGGGGAGAATgtggagctggaggcgctgaAGGCGCTGGCGTACGACGGGGAGCCGCACGAGGTGGCAGAGAATTTCAAGAACCAGGGCAACGACCTGTACAAGGTCAAGCGCTTCCGCGATGCGCGCGTGATGTACAACAAGGGCATCGAGGTAAAGTGCGATGACGCGGGGATCAGcgagcttctgctgctGAACAGGGCGGCGTGCGAACTGGAGCTGAAGAACTACCGCAGGTGCATCAACGACTGCCGGGAAGCGCTCAAGCTGAACCCGAAGAACCCCAAGGCCTTCTTCCGCATCGGAAAGGCATTCCTGCAGCTTGACAAGCTGGAGGAAGCTGCTGAGGCAGTTGATTTTGGTCTGCGTGTGGACACCGAAAACGAGGCGCTGCTATCGCTTCTGTCTGCCATCAGCAAGAAACAAAAAGCCCGCCATGAACACGAGCAGAAGCTCGAGTCGCGCCGGAAGGAGATGGAGAGATTGGCGTCAATTCTGGAGGCTGCCATGGCTATCCGAAACATACACATGATAGCGTCGAAACAGCGGCCGGACCTGCTAGAGGCTGCGAAGATTAAGCTTGACAATCCTGAAGACATAGAGTCGCAGCTAATCTTCCCCGCAATGATCATGTATCCTACGACGGGAGAATTTGACTTCATTGCCAGTGTTTCGGAACTCAGCACGCCGTCGGAACTCCTGGAGTTGGTTCTCCAGCGGCCGCGTGAATGGTTCGAGCAGCCAGGGCACGAAGCATTCTCCACAACGTCTTTAGTGGCATATATGGAGACTGAATCAGGCGGCCTCATCAAAGTGGGCAAGAAAGCCAAATTTCACGACGTTTTGAAAATGGAAACCCCCGTTGTGCCATTGTTTGACGACGCATTGAGGGTTTATTTTGTCCCCAAGGTAGAGAGCGAAGCTTGGCTGAAGAAGTGGGATAAAGTGAAAGCCTTAGAGAATAGAAAGACATGCTGA
- the ATH1 gene encoding alpha,alpha-trehalase ATH1 (Syntenic homolog of Saccharomyces cerevisiae YPR026W (ATH1)) codes for MADTASLPPQRDSALGMHGPHGGLYMPVAQGPLQAHASPRLVSVRMVLSSITALALVAVVTVLGTAQPARPTAPLAAADEQFWVAQHRSASKQLYQLVHGSELSFYDEGRDVLGTTELSRNMYSRQPYVANGYIGSRVPNVGFGYAADEENIWTDASVPGALNNGWPLRNPRYAGSFVSDFYSLQARLNSTNFPELDEEGYSTVIASIPEWTDLRVRADGAELGAETVALEDMGGYVQNMSLADGVVTTEYVWRGLSVRATVAAHRSEYPLGLVQLEVALCGDTEPREVEVRDVLNFTTSHRTVLREAGHDEDGIYMRVEPENVPYSEAALYSVFEVRGGEGSVQPERAAAGATVAQWVRVRLTAAQPRVVVRKYVGVVSSEYNTAGGSNLEAARAAALAHYGAFDGALVSHRAAWSALYGNASIEIPSDFLLELAAKSSMFHMLANTRAHNVSATRGLPVPVTGLSSDSYGGMVFWDSDVWMLPGLLPFFPDIAREISNYRNATHAQAVANARHYNYSGALYPWTSGRYANCTSTGPCVDYEYHINIDIAMSSLSIYMNGADGIGEDYLRYTTWPLLRDAALFFTEYVRYNETLDAYTTHNLTDPDEFANFIDNGAFTNAGIKILLRWAIDVGTHLEEPVDTKWQEISDKIHIPTSETNITLEYTGMNATVDIKQADVLLMVYPLGYITDESILNNAIQNLYYYSERQSASGPAMTYPVFAAAAATLLNHGSSSQSYLYKAVVPYLRAPFFQFSEQSDDNFLTNGLTQPAFPFLTANGGYLQSLLFGLTGLRYSYTVNPETKKMERLLKFSPVRMPLLPGGIRINNFKYLGQVLDISIDDHNATIAHKQGNTPIHIKVPDRSILRDRDVPVYKGSALQARDVIPYHELSNSNYFTVNPGETLTLPVYEPELNIQGNIVEGRQITNLTQGVPGDVPISILDGNNYTHWQPFDKSERALLLIDLGSEEEYEITTGKILWGARPAKNFSISILPNSKHITEILTKLTAMMDGRNTDLVSCSKCHAVSSSQHLLGGLANVTDSKGLAAIDGETVDMGIREIFRWNLFDLPTISSIIPEAANISESFVTVLENYQVTPSEPYYEEVVRKSQIVILPSNETDFCIDYAAVPKLNPTYTAVNLSADDTNWRKTRFVIVAVEGSYDDDDDQKGGTIKEIALMVAPKN; via the coding sequence ATGGCAGACACGGCGTCGCTCCCTCCACAACGGGACTCCGCGCTGGGGATGCACGGGCCCCACGGTGGTTTATATATGCCCGTGGCGCAGGGTCCGCTGCAGGCCCACGCGAGTCCACGGCTGGTAAGTGTCAGAATGGTATTGTCAAGTATAACGGCGCTGGCGCTAGTGGCAGTGGTCACAGTGCTCGGCAccgcgcagccggcgcGACCCACCGCGCCTTTGGCGGCTGCAGACGAGCAATTTTGGGTCGCGCAGCACCGCAGCGCGTCCAAGCAGCTCTACCAGCTCGTGCATGGCAGCGAGCTGAGCTTCTACGACGAGGGCCGCGATGTGTTGGGGACCACCGAGCTGTCGCGCAACATGTACTCGCGGCAGCCCTACGTGGCCAACGGCTACATCGGGTCACGCGTGCCGAATGTGGGGTTCGGCTATGCAGCCGATGAGGAGAACATATGGACGGATGCATCAGTGCCTGGCGCGCTAAACAATGGCTGGCCGTTGCGCAACCCGCGCTACGCGGGGTCTTTTGTGTCGGACTTTTATTCCCTACAGGCACGGCTCAACTCCACGAATTTCCCCGAGTTGGACGAAGAGGGGTACTCGACGGTGATCGCGTCGATACCGGAGTGGACGGACTTACGAGTGCGCGCAGACGGCGCAGAGCTCGGGGCCGAGACGGTGGCGCTGGAGGACATGGGCGGCTACGTGCAGAACATGTCGCTCGCGGACGGGGTGGTGACGACGGAGTACGTGTGGCGGGGGCTCTCGGTGCGGGCGACAGTAGCGGCGCACCGCAGCGAGTACCCGCTCGGGCTCGTGCAATTGGAGGTGGCGCTCTGCGGGGACACGGAGCCGCGCGAGGTGGAGGTGCGGGACGTGTTGAACTTCACAACGTCGCACCGGACGGTGCTCCGGGAGGCGGGGCACGACGAGGACGGGATCTACATGCGCGTGGAGCCGGAGAACGTGCCGTACTCGGAGGCGGCGTTGTACTCTGTGTTCGAGGTGCGCGGCGGGGAGGGCAGCGTGCAGCCCgagcgggcggcggcgggcgcgacGGTGGCGCAGTGGGTGCGGGTGCGCCTCacggcggcgcagccgcggGTGGTGGTGCGCAAGTACGTGGGGGTGGTGTCGAGTGAGTACAACACGGCGGGCGGGTCGAACCTCGAGGCGgcgcgtgcggcggcgcttGCGCACTACGGGGCGTTCGACGGGGCGCTTGTGTCGCACCGGGCGGCGTGGAGCGCGCTCTACGGCAACGCGTCGATCGAGATTCCGTCGGACTTCTTGTTGGAGCTCGCGGCAAAGAGCTCGATGTTCCACATGTTGGCGAACACGCGCGCACACAACGTGTCTGCGACGCGCGGGTTGCCGGTGCCGGTGACGGGACTCTCGAGTGACTCGTACGGCGGGATGGTGTTCTGGGACTCGGACGTGTGGATGCTGCCCGGCCTCCTCCCGTTCTTCCCAGACATCGCGCGCGAGATCTCGAACTACCGCAACGCGACGCACGCGCAGGCCGTGGCGAACGCGCGCCACTACAACTACTCTGGGGCCTTGTATCCGTGGACGTCCGGCCGCTATGCGAACTGCACGTCCACCGGGCCCTGTGTGGACTACGAGTACCACATCAACATAGACATTGCGATGAGCTCCCTTTCCATCTACATGAACGGGGCGGATGGCATCGGGGAGGACTACCTCAGGTACACGACGTGGCCGCTCCTCCGCGACGCAGCGCTATTCTTCACCGAGTACGTGCGCTATAACGAGACCCTTGACGCATACACGACGCATAACTTAACGGACCCGGACGAGTTTGCCAACTTCATCGACAATGGTGCCTTCACAAACGCCGGGATCAAGATCTTACTTCGCTGGGCCATAGATGTTGGTACCCATTTGGAGGAGCCAGTGGACACGAAATGGCAGGAGATATCCGACAAGATCCATATCCCCACGTCCGAGACCAACATCACCTTGGAATACACGGGGATGAACGCCACGGTGGACATCAAACAGGCGGATGTTTTGCTCATGGTGTATCCTCTTGGTTATATCACAGATGAGAGCATACTGAATAATGCTATTCAAAACTTGTATTACTATTCCGAGAGGCAGTCAGCATCGGGCCCTGCCATGACATATCCTGTGTtcgccgctgctgctgcaacTCTATTGAACCACGGTTCATCATCCCAGAGCTATTTGTACAAAGCAGTTGTGCCGTATTTACGTGCCCCCTTCTTCCAGTTCAGCGAGCAGTCAGATGACAACTTTCTCACAAACGGCTTGACGCAACCGGCCTTCCCCTTCTTGACCGCAAATGGGGGTTACCTACAGAGCCTACTTTTCGGCCTGACAGGCTTACGCTACTCCTATACGGTTAATCCCGAGACCAAGAAGATGGAGCGGCTCTTGAAGTTCAGCCCTGTTAGAATGCCGCTATTGCCTGGCGGAATACGCATCAACAACTTCAAGTACTTGGGCCAGGTGCTCGACATTTCCATTGATGATCATAATGCGACTATCGCCCATAAGCAGGGCAATACGCCTATCCACATCAAAGTCCCTGACCGTTCCATTCTCCGCGACCGTGACGTGCCTGTGTACAAAGGCTCAGCGCTCCAGGCGCGCGATGTCATCCCGTATCACGAACTATCAAACTCGAACTATTTCACTGTGAATCCTGGTGAAACACTAACACTTCCTGTGTATGAACCGGAGTTAAACATCCAAGGCAACATTGTCGAGGGGCGGCAGATTACCAATTTAACTCAGGGTGTACCAGGCGATGTCCCGATTTCTATTCTAGACGGGAACAACTATACCCACTGGCAGCCGTTCGACAAGTCTGAGAGGGCACTCTTGTTGATTGATTTGGGTTCCGAAGAGGAGTACGAGATCACAACGGGTAAAATTTTGTGGGGCGCTCGTCCCGCGAAGAACTTCTCCATCTCTATTCTCCCCAACTCAAAGCACATCACAGAGATATTGACAAAACTGACGGCCATGATGGACGGCCGGAATACGGACCTTGTCTCCTGCTCAAAGTGCCACGCCGTCTCTTCCTCGCAGCATCTGCTCGGCGGGCTGGCGAATGTCACCGATTCCAAGGGACTCGCGGCCATTGATGGAGAGACTGTGGACATGGGTATTAGAGAAATTTTCCGTTGGAACTTATTCGACCTTCCTACCATATCGAGCATTATCCCCGAGGCAGCCAATATCTCTGAAAGCTTCGTGACGGTCCTTGAAAACTACCAAGTGACTCCGTCTGAACCTTACTACGAAGAGGTTGTTCGTAAATCCCAGATTGTCATATTACCAAGCAACGAAACTGACTTCTGCATAGATTATGCTGCCGTGCCAAAACTCAATCCAACTTACACTGCAGTCAATTTGTCTGCCGACGACACGAACTGGCGGAAAACTAGATTTGTTATCGTGGCAGTAGAGGGCAGCTACGACGATGACGATGACCAAAAAGGTGGTACCATTAAAGAAATCGCGCTTATGGTGGCCCCAAAAAACTAA
- a CDS encoding aquaporin family protein (Non-syntenic homolog of Saccharomyces cerevisiae YPR192W (AQY1), YLL052C (AQY2) (AQY2) and YLL053C; YLL052C and YLL053C represent one ORF in this genome), with amino-acid sequence MSELPQDVEPQVLHTQYVAPREAQTQYVAQEAHPHVQDSYYTNSVTTKTHSTRTHDTHDELDGSEDFGRNLLTAALGEFFGTIFFLWPAFVIAQIANHDETTAGPGSHPGQLIMISLGFGLSVMVAVFIFYRVCGGNLNPAVTLTLILAGAVPLVRGLVMMVAQVLGGMVAAGLVKAMTPGPVLFSNALGGGCSRSRGVFLEAFGTAILCTTVLFLAVEKHRATYMAPFGIGMALLVAHLVCVFYTGAGLNPARSFGPAIAHLSFPNYHWIYWIGPFLGSLIAWGVWKLFKVLHYETCNPGQDSDRE; translated from the coding sequence ATGTCAGAGTTACCTCAGGACGTAGAGCCGCAGGTGCTACACACACAGTACGTTGCGCCGCGCGAGGCGCAGACGCAGTACGTTGCGCAGGAGGCGCATCCACACGTGCAGGACTCGTATTACACGAACAGCGTGACTACCAAGACGCACTCGACGCGCACGCACGACACACACGATGAGTTGGACGGCTCGGAGGACTTCGGGCGCAACCTGCTCACCGCGGCGCTGGGCGAGTTTTTCGGGACCATCTTCTTTTTGTGGCCCGCGTTCGTGATCGCGCAGATCGCGAACCACGACGAGACGACGGCGGGCCCCGGCTCGCACCCCGGGCAGCTGATCATGATTTCGCTGGGCTTCGGGCTGTCGGTGATGGTGGCGGTGTTCATCTTCTACCGGGTGTGCGGCGGGAACCTCAACCCCGCGGTGACGCTGACGCTGATCCTGGCGGGCGCGGTGCCGCTCGTGCGTGGCTTGGTGATGATGGTCGCGCAGGTGCTGGGCGGCATGGTCGCGGCAGGGCTGGTCAAGGCCATGACGCCGGGCCCGGTGCTGTTCTCGAACGCGCTGGGCGGCGGCTGCTCGCGCTCGCGCGGCGTGTTCCTCGAGGCCTTCGGCACGGCCATCCTGTGTACCACCGTGCTCTTCCTCGCCGTGGAAAAGCACCGCGCCACCTACATGGCGCCGTTCGGTATCGGGATGGCGCTGCTGGTCGCACACCTGGTGTGTGTGTTCTACACGGGCGCGGGCCTGAACCCCGCGCGCTCGTTCGGACcggccatcgcccacctCAGCTTCCCCAACTACCACTGGATCTACTGGATCGGCCCCTTCCTGGGCTCACTCATCGCCTGGGGTGTTTGGAAGCTGTTCAAGGTGCTCCACTACGAGACCTGCAACCCCGGCCAGGACAGCGACCGCGAGTAA
- the ICS2 gene encoding Ics2p (Syntenic homolog of Saccharomyces cerevisiae YBR157C (ICS2)) yields the protein MSTSPRASAIQEVPVVILRTQAGQEKAAQDPAAPALDKHTREAATRLRNFSFPNTGDGTAAAQMPRTAPGGGRQSFSGKHSRVNSLIEKSINMEESQSEALFNHLKAYTIGDAGEQDNSYSRLKTTFWLHSRKSSDESPRMSVLSTQHRNSLFSTGNTEEQSSTGSVSSSSSFRRTNHRRSREYIPLQQLERLSIVDVRPVVGKDDPSARRGSSALANAIARDTSEQIRRNSTGVFASLRDFAAKTGAPTKGRVFAHCPETGDASTPVIDLEPASDTTTPPRTSSPTAVPDSAQSPEPLAYSHVQESPKVPLLAAPAHSSSLRKSLSRSSGEDETLVVGDECYGVPELHKTRSTTSFRSFLDKY from the coding sequence ATGTCTACATCACCAAGAGCATCTGCCATACAAGAGGTACCTGTTGTCATCCTCAGAACGCAAGCGGGCCAGGAGAAGGCAGCCCAGGATCCGGCAGCTCCGGCGCTGGACAAGCACACGCGCGAGGCTGCCACCCGGCTGCGCAACTTCAGCTTCCCGAACACCGGTGATGGCACAGCCGCAGCACAGATGCCTCGCACAGCGCccggcggcgggcgccAGTCATTTTCGGGCAAGCATAGCAGGGTAAACTCGCTCATCGAGAAGAGCATCAACATGGAGGAGTCGCAGTCCGAGGCGCTGTTCAACCATCTCAAGGCGTACACAATTGGCGATGCAGGCGAGCAGGACAACTCTTACTCGCGGCTGAAGACCACCTTCTGGCTCCACAGCCGCAAGAGCAGCGACGAGTCGCCGCGGATGTCGGTGCTGAGCACACAGCACAGAAATAGTCTGTTCTCCACAGGCAACACCGAGGAACAGTCCAGCACCGGCTCCGTCTCGTCATCCTCATCGTTCAGGCGCACTAACCACCGGCGCTCCCGCGAGTACATCCCTCTGCAACAGCTAGAGAGGCTGTCTATAGTGGATGTTCGACCCGTCGTCGGCAAGGACGACCCGAGTGCCCGACGTGGCTCCAGCGCCCTCGCAAACGCTATTGCACGCGACACCTCCGAGCAGATTCGTCGCAACTCGACAGGCGTCTTCGCCAGCCTGCGCGACTTTGCCGCCAAAACCGGCGCCCCGACCAAAGGCCGTGTTTTCGCCCATTGCCCGGAGACCGGCGACGCCAGCACCCCCGTCATCGACCTCGAGCCGGCGTCCGATACGACCACACCGCCCCGCACCTCCTCGCCCACAGCCGTGCCGGACTCGGCGCAGTCGCCAGAACCCCTTGCCTACAGTCACGTGCAAGAGTCCCCGAAGGTCCCGCTTCTGGCAGCGCCTGCCCACTCTTCCAGTCTGCGCAAGTCTTTGTCGCGCTCGTCTGGCGAGGACGAAACGCTAGTGGTAGGCGACGAGTGCTACGGGGTGCCCGAGCTCCACAAGACCAGGAGCACCACCTCCTTCCGGTCGTTCCTGGACAAGTACTGA